In a single window of the Magnetofaba australis IT-1 genome:
- a CDS encoding PP2C family protein-serine/threonine phosphatase encodes MSDNSVDVLQPQANPLNILLVEDDDEMRLLFVRYLRKWGYIVHVAENGREAIHAYGRVRPDLVLMDRNMPDIDGFEACMRIKAQPHKAPVIIITGMTGRSFVDIAYHAGADDFIAKPVNWDILRHRIADHIHNKRIDSDLNVTKSALVDAYQLLDRAHEKLRYERGIIEEILTRMRQSAPFVDAGFQSLFAPVDATSGDMLLSATAPDNSHYLFVGDITGHGLPAALIAPMISDVFYSMTAKGFSSGVILREMNRKIREKLPRSLFLAGAWLALDPSRRNLFLWMGGMPPGLWLRENRLIRRLSSTHVALGMICDAEFDANGEWIHLQPEDHVVIFSDGVIETHDACGTLYGDERAVELIMQTIEQERPFSDVKMALDAYHGAHTLPDDVTILDLIS; translated from the coding sequence ATGAGTGATAACAGCGTTGACGTGCTGCAACCGCAAGCGAACCCGCTGAACATTCTTCTGGTGGAGGATGACGATGAGATGCGGCTGCTGTTTGTGCGCTATCTGCGCAAATGGGGCTATATCGTCCATGTGGCGGAGAATGGGCGCGAAGCGATCCACGCCTATGGCCGCGTGCGACCCGATCTGGTGTTGATGGATCGCAATATGCCGGATATCGACGGCTTTGAAGCGTGCATGCGCATCAAGGCGCAGCCGCACAAAGCTCCGGTGATCATCATCACCGGCATGACAGGTCGGAGTTTTGTGGATATCGCCTACCATGCCGGGGCTGATGATTTCATCGCCAAACCGGTCAACTGGGACATTTTGCGCCACCGCATCGCCGATCATATCCATAACAAACGCATCGATAGCGACCTGAACGTCACCAAAAGCGCTCTGGTGGATGCCTATCAACTATTGGACCGGGCGCATGAGAAGCTACGTTATGAACGCGGCATCATTGAAGAGATTTTGACCCGCATGCGGCAATCGGCGCCGTTTGTGGATGCGGGATTTCAGTCGCTGTTTGCGCCGGTGGACGCCACCAGCGGCGATATGCTGCTGTCGGCCACGGCGCCGGATAACTCCCACTATCTGTTTGTGGGCGATATCACCGGCCACGGATTGCCTGCAGCGCTGATTGCGCCGATGATCTCCGATGTCTTCTACAGCATGACCGCCAAAGGTTTCTCATCCGGGGTGATTCTGCGGGAGATGAACCGCAAGATCCGCGAAAAGCTGCCGCGCAGTCTGTTTTTGGCGGGCGCCTGGCTGGCGCTGGATCCCAGCCGACGCAATCTGTTTTTGTGGATGGGCGGCATGCCGCCGGGATTGTGGCTGCGGGAGAACCGCTTGATCCGTCGTCTCTCCTCCACCCATGTGGCGCTGGGGATGATTTGCGATGCGGAGTTTGACGCCAATGGCGAGTGGATCCATCTGCAGCCAGAGGATCATGTGGTGATCTTCTCCGACGGCGTGATCGAGACCCATGACGCCTGCGGTACGCTCTATGGCGACGAGCGCGCAGTGGAACTGATTATGCAGACCATTGAACAGGAGCGTCCGTTTTCGGATGTAAAAATGGCTTTGGATGCGTATCACGGCGCCCATACGTTGCCCGATGACGTGACCATATTGGATCTGATTAGCTAA
- a CDS encoding secondary thiamine-phosphate synthase enzyme YjbQ yields MRHILKIPTPKAQCFVDITDEVARVVAQSGVKEGVCHLFIPHTTAGVTLNENCDPDVQRDMLKILESVVPTHGDYRHAEGNSHSHVKASLMGASQTLIITEGRIVIGRWQGIYLAEFDGPRTRQTVIKIVTD; encoded by the coding sequence ATGCGACATATATTGAAAATCCCGACACCCAAGGCGCAGTGTTTTGTGGACATCACCGACGAGGTGGCGCGGGTGGTGGCGCAGAGCGGCGTCAAAGAGGGCGTGTGTCATCTGTTCATCCCCCACACCACCGCTGGCGTGACGCTCAATGAAAACTGTGACCCGGATGTGCAGCGGGACATGCTGAAAATTTTGGAGAGCGTGGTTCCCACTCACGGTGATTATCGTCACGCTGAGGGCAATAGCCACTCTCATGTCAAAGCCAGTTTGATGGGCGCGTCGCAAACCCTGATTATCACCGAGGGGCGCATTGTCATCGGGCGTTGGCAGGGGATCTATCTGGCCGAGTTCGATGGTCCGCGCACACGCCAGACGGTGATCAAAATTGTTACTGATTAA